Genomic DNA from Gemmatimonadota bacterium:
CGGAAAGAGCTCCTGGAAGCCGCTCGGGTTCACTACCGCCCCTGAAAGACTGTGCTCCCCGAGCTGGCCTGCCTTTTCCAATACGCCGATCTCGACGTCTCCGAGCCCTCCGCCTGCCTCGTTGTCCCCCTGAACGAGCCGCGCGAGCTCGATCGCTCCCGCAAGGCCTGCTGGACCACCACCCACGAAGACCACGTCCATGGGGATCGCCTCGGCGTCGGGCTGATCCTCCACGATGAACCGGTCGCGCGGAAGCGGCGGCTGGGCATCGATCGAACGTACAGATGTGCGGAGGACGCTGGTGCCCTCGGACATGTGTGCTCCGGGATGTGGAGGTGGCGGGATCCGTGGAATCGGAAGCGTGTACCTGAATCGACTCAAAAGATCGCCAACTCGCGTGCGGGGCTCTACCCTTCCGGGGGCCCCGTTCGTTGACTCCATGAGGAGTGTCCGGCGCATGAGCGAGCACCGTCCGACCACACTGGGTGAGCTGAAGGCTGAGGGCTACGAGCCGCGTACCGTCAAAGACGAGATGCGCTCCAACCTCATAGGCAAGCTGCGTTCAGGCGAAGAGCTGTTCCCTGGCATCATGGGCTTTTCCGACACCGTCGTGCCCCAGATCGTCAACGCGGTCCTGGCCAAGCACGACTTCATTCTGCTCGGGCTCCGCGGCCAGGCGAAGAGCCGGATTCTGCGCCAACTCGTCTCGCTACTCGACGAGTCGGTACCGATCATCACCGGAAGCGAAATCAACGATGATCCCCTCGCGCCGATCTCGAAGTACGGCCGGCAACGCTTGGAGGAGTACGGTGACGAGACGCCGATCGCGTGGATCGGGCGCGACCACCGCTACGTAGAGAAGCTCGCCACCCCCGACGTGACCATCGCGGACATGATCGGTGACCTCGACCCGATCAAGGCAGCGCACGGTGGGCATATCCTCGGGGACGAGCTGACGATCCACTACGGGCTGCTCCCGCGTGCGAACCGCGGCATCTTCGCGATCAACGAGTTGCCCGACCTCGCAGGCAAGATCCAGGTGGGCCTCTTCAACATCCTCGAGGAGGGGGATGTTCAGGTGAAGGGATACCCCGTTCGCCTCGCGCTCGATGTGTTCATGGTCTTCACGGCAAACCCCGAGGACTACACGTCGCGCGGGAAGATCATCACGCCGCTCAAGGACCGAATCGGAGCTGAGATCAGCACACATTACCCGCCGGATCTCGAGACCGGAATCGACATCACGCGTCAGGAGGCGTGGGTCGGCCGGGGAGGCACGTCCGTGGAGATCCCCGACTTCATGGAAGAGACGGTGGAGCGCGTCGCGTTCATCGCGCGCGAGGACAAGCGCGTCGATCAGCGCTCGGGCGTCAGCCAGCGAATGCCGATCACCGTGATGGAGACAATCGTCTCGAATGCTGAGCGACGCGCGATCCAGCACGGGGAAGACACCGCCGTGCCGCGCATCGGGGATCTGTATGCCGCGCTTCCCGCAATCACCGGCAAGCTGGAGCTCGAGTACGAGGGCGAGCTTCACGGGTCGGACAAGATTGCGCAGGAGCTCATCCAGCAGGGCGCGTCGTTCACCTTCGACATCCGGGCGGGCGGCGCAGACGTCGAGGACATCATCGACTACTTCGAGACCGGTGGTGCGCTCCAGGTGGGCGAGGACGCGTCGGCGTCGGCGTGTGTGCAGGGCTTCGAGACCGTGCCCGGGCTGCTAGAGCTGGTCGAGAACGTCGGCCTCGCGGGCGCCGCGTCAGGCGATGGCGTGCGAGCCGCCGCGTGTGAGTTGGTGCTCGAGGCGCTCGTCGCCCAGAAACGCATCAGCCGGAGCAGCGCCGGGTACGCCCGGGCGCCGCAACCCGGTCCCGAGCCCGGGAAGGGACATCAGGGCTTCGACCCGATCGGCGGGCTGAACATCTGAGATGACCGCCCCACCGCCCCTGACACCGGAGCAGCAGAAGGCGCTCCAGCGAGCGGGCGAGCGCGCCGGAGCGTTCGCCGGAGCAGCCAGGGTGGCCGCGTTCAACGGGTGGTCCATCGGCTTCTTCGCGGCCGTGACCGTGCTGTTCGGCATTTTCAACCTCACCGCGCTCGTTCTCGGTGTGGGAATGGCCGTGGTGGCGCGCAACGAGCTCAAGGGCCGTGCCCGGACCCTCGCATCCGATCCGGCAGGTCCCGATCTTCTCTGGCGGAACCAGATCGGTTTCATGGCGCTTATCATCGCGTATTGCCTGTGGAGCATGTACCAGATGACGTCTCGGCCCGATCCGCAGATGGCTGAACTGACCGAGCTGCTCGGTGGGGACTTGGACGAACTGGTGCGCTCGCTGACGCTCACGGTGTACGGCGCCGTGATCGCGGCGACCGTGCTGTTTCAGGGCTTGAACGCCCGCTACTACTTCCGCCGGGTCGCGCTGATCGAGGAGTATCTCAGCGACACGCCCGACTGGGTGCTGGAGCTGCAGGAGAGCGCCAAGCTCGGCTGAGGAAGCTCAGGAACCCCGAGTTACGCGAGCGGCCCGATATCAAGGCCCTCAACATCACTCGTGTCCCAACGCCACCATTGGATCAACGCTTGCCGCTCGGCGAGCCGGTACGAAGGTCGCGGCGATCGCCACGCCGCCGAGCAAGACAGAAGTGGCAACGAAAGTCGCTGGATCGGTGGCGCCAACCTCATAGAGCTGTGAAGCTAGCAGGCGGGTTAGTGCCAATGCGCCGGCGATCCCAACAGCTAGACCGATCCCTGTCAGTATCACCCCCTGACCGACCACCAACCTTAGAACGTCGTCGCGGCTTGCGCCTAGGGCTACGCGAACACCGATCTCGTGCGTCCGCTGAGTCACCGAGTACCAGATCGCTCCGTAGACTCCGATGGTTGCCAAGAGGAATGCGACACCGGCGAAGATCGTCAACAGAAGCGTGTAGAAACGGGCCTCCGCGACCTGCGACGCTACGAACTGCTCCAACGAGTTGACATTGTAGACCGGGATGTTCGGGTCCACGTCCGTCACGATGGTCCGTACCGCAGGGACGATATCGAGCGGGTCGCTGGTGGTGCGGGCCAGAAAAATTACACGGAGGATGCCTCCCCCAGAACGGCGGGCGACGGACTGTTTCATGGCGATGTAAAATCCTTGCGCCGCTTCCTCACGGAGCCCCCACTGTCTGACATCGCCCACTATCCCGACGACCTCCAACGTGTCCATGCGGATTTGGTCGGCGGAAGAGCTGGGGGAATATATATCCGG
This window encodes:
- a CDS encoding magnesium chelatase, whose protein sequence is MSEHRPTTLGELKAEGYEPRTVKDEMRSNLIGKLRSGEELFPGIMGFSDTVVPQIVNAVLAKHDFILLGLRGQAKSRILRQLVSLLDESVPIITGSEINDDPLAPISKYGRQRLEEYGDETPIAWIGRDHRYVEKLATPDVTIADMIGDLDPIKAAHGGHILGDELTIHYGLLPRANRGIFAINELPDLAGKIQVGLFNILEEGDVQVKGYPVRLALDVFMVFTANPEDYTSRGKIITPLKDRIGAEISTHYPPDLETGIDITRQEAWVGRGGTSVEIPDFMEETVERVAFIAREDKRVDQRSGVSQRMPITVMETIVSNAERRAIQHGEDTAVPRIGDLYAALPAITGKLELEYEGELHGSDKIAQELIQQGASFTFDIRAGGADVEDIIDYFETGGALQVGEDASASACVQGFETVPGLLELVENVGLAGAASGDGVRAAACELVLEALVAQKRISRSSAGYARAPQPGPEPGKGHQGFDPIGGLNI